A segment of the Nitrospina gracilis 3/211 genome:
CCTGTTGCTTTATGCGAGGGTGGCTCGAGTCTAATCCACCTCCAAAACTCACTGAAAAAAACACAAAGGTTATTAGAATTTGAAATATGATTTTCTTAATCAATTGGCCTCCACAAGCACAGCGATTCCTTGTTTTTTGATATTTTTTCTAATACCCAGGTAACCATTTAATTTATTAAAAAACCGCTTCGCATCAGCACAGACCACCCCAATACAACCCTGTTTGCCTATTTCACTAAAACGACCTGTAACCTGGTCCGGGTGTATCCTGAGCAAATCACGGGTAGTATGGTTTAGTGGGAAATTTTGTAACGTCATGTTGTTTTCACTTGTCTCACCTGTCATAGCATCTATATGCGCATCAACCCGGAAAGAATTATTCAGGTCCAAACTGAATGCCGCAAGAGGACACACCATTCCACTCTTGGTTCTTGGTCGCAAATAATCTCCCCA
Coding sequences within it:
- a CDS encoding L,D-transpeptidase family protein encodes the protein GDPINMTDITGLDYLLFQYDKTSPVGRGVVIWFDDDDNPLDVFAATTGTASGLKPTPEGLFWGDYLRPRTKSGMVCPLAAFSLDLNNSFRVDAHIDAMTGETSENNMTLQNFPLNHTTRDLLRIHPDQVTGRFSEIGKQGCIGVVCADAKRFFNKLNGYLGIRKNIKKQGIAVLVEAN